Part of the Candidatus Krumholzibacteriota bacterium genome, CATAAGAGATCCTCTCGGCGTCGAGACGAAGGGATCGGACGAGCTGGAAGCCCTATGGCACAGGCTCGGGAAGTTCAGCGGATTCCCGGAGCCGTATCTGGCCGCGAAAGCGACGACTTTCCGCCGGTGGTCGAACGCGTATTCCAGGACGCTTATCCGTGAAGATATTAGGGATCTGACCGAAATGAGGTCGGCAGATGATATCGAGATACTGTATTCACTGCTTCCTTCCAAGGCGGGAAGCCCGCTCTCCATCAGCTCGCTCTCACGGGATTTGCAGGTCGCCTACAACACAGTGAAGAGCTGGATTAGCGTTCTTCAGCGTTTCTACATGTTGTTCAGCATACCGACGTGGACCCCTAAAATAGTAAGGGCGATCCGGAAGGAGACGAAGGTATATCTTTTTAATTATGCTCTGATCGACGATCCGGCCTCGAGATTCGAGAACATGATCGCGATGGAACTGCTGAGAGCGGTCTCCAGCTGGAACGATATCGGGTATGGTGATTTTACGCTGCATTTCTTGCGGGACAAGGAAAAACGGGAAGTGGATTTCCTTATCGCTGACGGAAGAAAGCCGATGTTGCTGGTCGAAACCAAGCTGTCCGATACGCAGGCTTCCGCCGATCTTGTCAGGTTTCAGAAGCATCTCAAGATCCCGGCAGTGCAGCTTGTCAATAACGGTGACGAGTTCAGACTCCTGAAGAAAGATGGACAGAAGCTCTTAATCGCACCGGCCTGGCAATGGCTGGCAAGGCTGCCCTGAACATCTGTCTCAGCAAGGGGCCACCAGATGCTATCATGCCTAAGTTCAACGAGGTTGATTTTTCCGCATTGAACGAAACATTAGGATGCTTGATTAACAGGGAAAGATCATCCAGTCACCCCGACCATTTATCTCCCGGGCGACACTCCTTTGCATTAAATCAAAACTTCCCTTCAGTTTTCTCAATTCCTTACGAATAACCAGTAACTGTAGTAATAACAAAGTAGAAGAATTAGTTTGAGGAAACTGACGGGGCATAATCAGCTTTGGCCTGGTTGACAAATCTGTAACTTTGTGATACAATGCCAGTTAGTGCTTAATGGCATTATGCGGCTTCGGGTTTTCTGCAGACTACCAGGGGAAATGAAATGTTAAGAATTATCTGTTCTATGATCGCCATTGCCGTGCTGTCTTCAAGCCTTTCAGCCAGGGTATGGCATATCAGAGATGATGGGAGCGGCGACGCTCCGACGATCCAGGCTGGAATCGATTCATGCAGCAGCGCCGATACTGTTCTGATCGCTCCCGGCTATTATACGGATCCAGGGAATATGGATATTGATTTTAAGGGGAAATCGATCGTGGTGACCTCAGAAGCCGGCCCGGACAGTACGACTGTCTTCGGTTTTCTGACTTCCGCCTTCAATTTTCATAGTGGCGAAGACAGCACTTCGATTGTTCAGGGCTTATTTATTGAGTCAGTTTGGGGGAATACGATATCGATCGATTCCTCATCACCTAAAATAACTGGAAATCGTATTCATAACAATACATATGAAGCATGCATATACTGTGAAAACAGTTCGGCGATGATCTGCGAAAATGAGTTGAGAGCTTCTGAAAATGGGGGTATTTGCATAAAGAGCCTTAACGACAGTTCGACGATATTGAATAATTCTTTTGCCGGTAATGATTATTCACCCTGTATCCAATGCGACAGTTCCTGCGTTGAAATAATCGGAAACAGTACTGAATGGGGAAGATGGGGCATATTCGTAACATATGGGTCTTACTCCATCATCGATAATGAAATAATCCATCCTTATTGTGAGAAAATTAATATTGAAGTTTCTGATCGATACGAATATATCCCGCCATCGCCTGGGGCAGGGATCGAGGTGATAGGAGCGACGACTACGATTGAAAACAACATCCTGTCCCGTGGAGGTAATAGAGGGATAAGTCTGACTGGCGGCTCGCATTATATACATGGAAATGAAGTAAAATATTTCGGCGGGATATATCACGCTGCAGGCATATATTGTACAGATCTGGATTCAACCACTACAATAGGAAATAATTCAATTTCATATATCGAGAGTATGGAAGGCAGCCCGGGTATTTACTGTGAAAATTCAAGCCCATTAATAACCGGTAACATTATATCAGGGAGTCTTTCAAGTGGTGACTGTTCAGGTATTCATTGTGTTAATTCTTCTCCATATATTACAGGCAACACGATAACAAATACCACGATGGTAAATTCGGGCCATGCCGTAATATTATGCGAAAACAGCAGTTCCCCGGTGATTGAAAAATGTATCATCGCCGGCAATCATTTTGATACCGGCGAGAATTGCAGCGCGATTTTCACGGCGGATTCTACCAGCCTCCCTCTTGTCCAATGCTGCGACGTGTACGACAATGAAGCGGATAACTATGGCGGATATTTAACCGACCAGACCGGAATAAGCGGTAATATCTCGGCAGACCCGATCTTCTGCGATCCCGGCGGCAAAGTCTATTCAATCCATGCCGAATCCCCATGCGCGCCGGGCAATCATCCCGAGTATACCGATTGCGGCCTGATCGGAGCTCTCGGAGTAGATTGCTACTTTGTCTCTGCCTTGCTGCAATCTCATTCCGCATCATTTGATAAAGAGGCGATCATCATAGAATGGAAATTGTCAGAACAGTATGGCGAGGAAGAATTCAAAATTTTTCGAGCGAAATCTCCAGCAGAGTTTTATTCAGTGATGGAAAACCCCGGAATTACGAAAGAAGGATTGACATATACAATTCATGACAAAGATATTGACCCTGGAAGCAGCTATCGATACAGGGTGGAGATAAACGATGATGGTCTTCCGAGCCTCCTCTTTGAAACCGACCTGATAGCAACGCCATCCATTCCATTGGTTCTATATCAGAATTATCCAAATCCCTTTAATCCGGAAACAAAGATAAGATATTACCTCCCCGAGAAGAGCATGGTGTCTCTTGAAATATTTGATGTCTCTGGAAAGAAGATAAAAACCCTTGTAAGTGAGATACAGGATAAGGGCAGTAAGGAATATTTCTGGAATGGGATAAACAGCAGAGGCGCTGAAATCAGTTCCGGGATCTACCTGTACAAGTTAAGAGCCGGGAAGAAAGTGCTGACAAAAAAAATGGTTCTCTTGAGATGATGTTGTTCTATCCCGCCCGGACAATTATTCATTGTTTCATGAAATTTCCTCTCCCATTTTCCTGGCTTCATTGTAATCGACATCCAGTTTTTCACAGACGTTTCTAAGCATTGAATCTTCATCTCTGCAAATCTTTGAAAAAAGGCCTCCGTGAGCGTTGGCAATTCCAAAAAGACTTGCCACAGTCAAAAGTTTGATTTCCCCGGGGAGTTCGTCGTTTTCGCTGATAATATCGAGAACCATATTGAGAGAATCGTCGGTAGGTTTTTGAGTTTTAAAGTAATCCGAAACTTCATTTAAGAATATTTTACCTTTGTCAGATATCATCAATCCCGCACCAATAGTTAGATCATTGATTAGATCTGCCTCTGCTTCCTGAATCTTACCGTCTGCCCAGGCAATCGCGTACCATAAGATCAGAGAAAAGGTGGTGCCGATCTCATTCATGTCAAGGTTATAGCTAAGCCCCTTCTCTATGATTTCATCAATTTGATCTTTCATGTTTCTGCTCCTTTTCGATATTGGATCTATTATTGAGTCTTTAGTAAAAACCGGCACACTTTAAAATTCTCCTTTCCTCAAATGAATTTCTTTATGCAACTTGCCCTAACAGAATCAGTTAATCACCGAAATCATCGATTTACCTATATTCTATGATAATTTTTGATTTGTTTTCTCCAATTAAACAAGGTCTTTGCGTGAAACTTTTTAACCTTCTTGAATAATATGGCACTCCTTCTGAATCATCCGATACATATTTGAATATTTCTTCCACAGTC contains:
- a CDS encoding ATP-binding protein is translated as MKRDLYLSIWRQLSAEKHMILLSGPRQSGKTTLGKMIADDYTSSLYFNWDAPPNKAKLIENPYFFQEIPRKDDSIPIVMFDEIHKYRHWKNYLKGSYDTFHEEFLFLVMGSGRMDIYQRGGDSLAGRYLHFHLWPLTLAELADRSTSFKKFIRDPLGVETKGSDELEALWHRLGKFSGFPEPYLAAKATTFRRWSNAYSRTLIREDIRDLTEMRSADDIEILYSLLPSKAGSPLSISSLSRDLQVAYNTVKSWISVLQRFYMLFSIPTWTPKIVRAIRKETKVYLFNYALIDDPASRFENMIAMELLRAVSSWNDIGYGDFTLHFLRDKEKREVDFLIADGRKPMLLVETKLSDTQASADLVRFQKHLKIPAVQLVNNGDEFRLLKKDGQKLLIAPAWQWLARLP
- a CDS encoding right-handed parallel beta-helix repeat-containing protein, yielding MLRIICSMIAIAVLSSSLSARVWHIRDDGSGDAPTIQAGIDSCSSADTVLIAPGYYTDPGNMDIDFKGKSIVVTSEAGPDSTTVFGFLTSAFNFHSGEDSTSIVQGLFIESVWGNTISIDSSSPKITGNRIHNNTYEACIYCENSSAMICENELRASENGGICIKSLNDSSTILNNSFAGNDYSPCIQCDSSCVEIIGNSTEWGRWGIFVTYGSYSIIDNEIIHPYCEKINIEVSDRYEYIPPSPGAGIEVIGATTTIENNILSRGGNRGISLTGGSHYIHGNEVKYFGGIYHAAGIYCTDLDSTTTIGNNSISYIESMEGSPGIYCENSSPLITGNIISGSLSSGDCSGIHCVNSSPYITGNTITNTTMVNSGHAVILCENSSSPVIEKCIIAGNHFDTGENCSAIFTADSTSLPLVQCCDVYDNEADNYGGYLTDQTGISGNISADPIFCDPGGKVYSIHAESPCAPGNHPEYTDCGLIGALGVDCYFVSALLQSHSASFDKEAIIIEWKLSEQYGEEEFKIFRAKSPAEFYSVMENPGITKEGLTYTIHDKDIDPGSSYRYRVEINDDGLPSLLFETDLIATPSIPLVLYQNYPNPFNPETKIRYYLPEKSMVSLEIFDVSGKKIKTLVSEIQDKGSKEYFWNGINSRGAEISSGIYLYKLRAGKKVLTKKMVLLR